The Hemitrygon akajei unplaced genomic scaffold, sHemAka1.3 Scf000036, whole genome shotgun sequence genome segment ATTGGAAATTGCGGAGGGAGCTAAATCatatgtctcaccccgggagtgtgtgacggtacGTTAGGGAGTGAAATTCTATTTCTGTCTGTCCCTCAGGATCTCTGTGATACTATGGCGGAAAGGAGTTTTTAACTGACTCCTGAAGATTGTGATGGGGCGGAATTGAGGGAGCAACAACTGGTCAGGGGTCCCACGAATGTGTAATTGGGTGCCGTGGCGCGAGTTTCAATTTGAGTCTGACAGCAGGAGAGTGCGATGGGACGGCGTGAATGAGTTTGATTCTGACGACGGGAATGTGTGATAGAAGGGTGAGAGGGTAgtttgtatctgaccccgggaacgtataaTGGGGCAGGTTCGAGGGagtctcaccctgtgtctgaccccgggagtgtgtgatgggacggtgtggagggggtctcaccctgtgtctgaccccgggagtgtgtgatgggacggtgtggagggagtctcactctgtgtctgaccccaggagtgtttgcGATGGGATGCTATGCAGGGAGCATCACTCTGGGTCCGACCACAGGAATGAGCTCAGGAGACtgaggagggaacttcactctataTTTTAccggagtgactgatgggacagTGCAATACGGAGCTCACACTGGGTGAAACccctgggagtgtgatgggactgtatggcgggagtgtcactctgcgtctgacctctGTCGACTGTGacaggatgatgtggaaggagcttcactttgtgaatGACACAGTGTGCGTGTGATGGAGGGATCATCACTTATATCTGACCACAGGActatgtgattggacggtgtttctgacaggagtgtgtgctgggacggtctgGTGGGAGCACTACTGTGACCGACCCAAGGATTGTGTGATGCGACAGTGAGAGGGAGAATCATGCAGTGTCTGCCCCCTGGAGTATGCGATATGACGGGGTGGTGGAAACTTCAAAGTGtctgacgccggaagtgtgtgatggaacgatgTGGAGAGAGctcctttctgtgtctgacaccgggagtgtgtgatgggagggtgtgcagggagattcactctgtgtctgaccccgggagtgtgtgatgggacggtatggagggagtttcactctgtgtctgaccccgggagtgtgtgatgggacggtgtgcagggagattcactctgtgtctgaacccgggaatgtgtgacgagacggtgaggagggatcctctttctgtgtctgatccgGGAGTGTGTCAGGGGACCGGTAaggagtgggtttcattctgtacttgaccaagtgtgtgtgacgggacggtgatgTGGGATCCTCTTTCTATGTTTGACTCACAGCGGATGAAATGGACCGTacgcagggagattcactgttcCTTCTTCCTATTTTCCAGAACAAGAGTGTCCCCAGTCCTGGATCAGAAATGAAGTCGGCTGTTATTTTATAACTACGTTGAAATTATCCTACGAAAAAGCGAGGCAGTATTGCTGGGACTCTGATTCTAAACTTCTGGATATAAATTCAGCAGAAGAAGAGGTACGTGTCAGATCGACGGAAGATATATCAACaccagagagaagctccctccacaccgtttgaTCTCACAATTCCGGTGTCAGACTCCCAGTGTCATAAAAGGAGTGAATTTCCTTCACACCATCCCGTTACACAtttccgggttcagacacagagtgaagctccctccacatcgtcacatcacagactcccgtggTCGTACACAGAGAGTTCCCTACATACGgtctcattacacactcccgggttcagacacagagtgagtctccctccgcaccgtGGCATCACATTCTCCTGTGGTgagacacagaattaatctcctTCAATACCATCTCTTCAAactctccaggggtcagacagaaagtgatgCTCTTTAAATTTTGTTCGAATTCAATCGTTAATAATAACATtttaatttcacagaattttGTTGTCAAAGCTGTCCGCGACCAAGACAGTTCATattggattggaaaatgcaaagaCGGGTGAGATTTAGGATTTTGCATGTTTCTCAGAGAAAGTGGGTCGTCGGATTGATACAGGCTGCGAGAAGCGAGTGGGCAGTGGGTTTATTTTGGGGACTGGCACAGGCTGCGGGAAGGTTGTGTGCAGTGATATTAGTTTGTGGTCACACACGAGTTGCTAAAGGGAGTGGGCATTGGTATGAATTGGCGGATTGAGaagggctgtgtggagagagtgggaaatcggggcattttggagagagagaaagttctGCGGTGAGAGAATGGGCAATTGGATTTGTTTCGGAATCGACACGGACTGTTGGTAGAGAGTGTGCAGTAAaactaatataaccatataacaattacagcacggaaacagaccatcccGGCCCTGCTAGTCCGTGCCGAAAACTTAGTCTCACTAagttccacctacctgcactcagctcagAACCCTCCATTCAATTCCTGTCcaaaatctatttttcttttaaatgacagaatcaaacttgcctctaccagttctactggaagctcgttccacacagctaccactctctgggtaaagaagtgTTGTCCTTAAACTTTTGTCTGTTAActgtcaactcatgtcctcttgttcgaatctcccatacgctcaatggaaaatgcctatctacgtcaactctacctttccccttcataattttaaatacctctatcaagtcccccctcacctttcttcgctccaaagaataaagacttaacttgttcaacctttctctgtaacttaggtgctgaaacacaggtaacattctagtaaatgtcCTCTGTACTCCATATATTGtggtgacatctttcctataattcggtgacagaactgtacacaaaactccaaatttggccacaccaatgccttgtacaattttgacattacatcccaactcctatactctttGCTCtcatttataaaggtcagcatgacaaaagctttcttcaccatcctaaaCACATGaggttccactttcagggaactatgcaccattattcccagatcactctgttctactgcattcctcaatgccttaccatttaccatgtatatcctattttgatgagtcctaccaaaatgtcgcACCTCACTCTTATCAGCATAAATTCCAGCTGCCATCTTCCAGCACAATCCTTCtgttggcctaaatctctctgcaagattTGAAAGCCAACTTCATTGTCTATAACGGCACCTATCTTAGCATCGTCTGCATAtttattaatccaatttaccaccccatcaaccagatcattaatgtatatgacaaacaacattgggacacagtacagatccctgaggcacaccactagtcaccggcctccaacctgacaaacagttatccaccactactctctggcatctcccatccagccactgttgaatccattttacaacttcaatattaatacctaacaattgaaccttcctaactaaccttccgtgtggaaccttgtcaaaggccttactgaagcccTTATAGACAATTCCCACTGCTTTTCCCTCTTCAGCTTTCTTCGTAAccccttcaaaaaattcaataaggtttgtcaaacatgaccttccaagcacaaatctatgttgactgctTCTAAactgaccctgtctatccagataattatatatatcatctcGAAGATTATCTTCCATTAGTTTACCCACCACCGACGTCAAACCTGCACGCTGATAATTGCTGGGTTTACACTGAGATTCctatttaaacaatggaaccacatgagcaatacgccaatcctccggcacaatccccgttttcGAATGACGTTTGAAATATTTCTctcagagtccctgctatttctacactaacttatcaggtcccggagacttatccacgtttttattctttaaaagctccagtacttactcttctttaatcatcatagcttccataactaacctacttgtttgccttatttttaTAATTCAATATCTTCTCCTCAGTGAATAACGATGAAAAGAAATtggtcaaaatctcccccatctcttttggctccacaaatagctgtccacactgattctctaagggacgaaCTTCATCCTTCACTATCCTTTAGCTATAAACATAACAGCAGAAacactttggatttattttccttacttgccaaaacaacctcataTATTCTATTAGCTTACTaacttctttcttaagattctttaaatattctttatattcttcgagcaccttatttactccatgctgcctatacttattgtagatctctctctttttccgaatctggtttccaatatcccttgaaaaccatggctctctcaaacttttaaactttcctttcaacctaacaggaacataaatcaTTCTGTACCATCAAATGTTCAACTTTCAATGGCCTTCATTTGTCTATTACgatcttcccataaaacaaataatCCCAATCCACTCCATTTAAATCCATTCGCAtctcttcaaagttagcctttctccaatcaaaaatctcaactctgtgTCCAGTTCTATTttcctccataattatattgaaactaatgttattgtgatcactggacgcGAAGTGATCCCAAAATCATAGCTCGGTCAccagacctatctcattccctatcaggagatccaacactgccccatctccagTTGGTACCTGTATGTATTTCTTGTAAAAATAAATATccagcacacattttacaaactccaaaccatccagccctttaacAGAATCGGCTTCCCAggctatgtgtggaaaattaaaatctcccacaatcactacAAAtacctgctatctccttacaaatttgttgCTCCAATTCTGGcaccccattaggtggtctataattgTTACTACACCATTCCCATTACTCAATTCCACAcagatagtctccctagacgaaccCTCTAGTCTATCCTGCCTTGCCACCTCTGTAATATTTTCTTTGACAAGCAGtgccacacctccccctcttgcccctccgattcaatcacaccagaagcaacgaaatccacgaATATTTAGGTGCCAATCATACGCCTCCTGCACACATTTTTCACTAattgctacaacatcatatttccaagtaTCAATCCGTActataagctcatccacctttcttacaattctGCTAGCATTAAaacagatgcatttaagaaacgcTCTacatcttcctctctgtttatccctaacagtgcaaacaactttattaactTTTTCtacttctcccctacatctttggtctgtgcgctccccttctctaacacctgcttatcctccccaCAGACTGTCTaccagctttctctatttgtgaactaacctcctctctcctagattctgcaaattgattcccacccccagtCATTCTAGTTTAAAATCTCCCCGGGAGCCTTGGCAAACCTCCCGGCCAGGATATTTGCCCCCCTAGGATTCAactgtaacctgtcctttttgtacaggtcacgcctgccccaaatgAGGACCCAgtaatccagaaacttgaatcactTCCCCCTGCTCCAATActtcagccacgtatttatcttTCAACTTATTCCATCCCTActgtcactgtcgcgtggcacaggcaggtTTCCCGAGATTCCtgcctttgcggtccttcttctcaactcccttcctttctccctatcTTCGCCTTTCAGGACGATttcacttttcctacctatgtcattggtaccgatatgtaccacgacctctggttacTCActatcccacttcaggatatcctggtcgcgatcagaaacatctcgCACCCTGGCAcgagggaggcaaactaccattcaggtctcctgactgcgtccacagaatcgcctaactgaccctctaactatcgagtgcCCTATTAAtactgtcttcctcttcctttccctacccttctgatctACAAGGCCGGACTCTTTGAGCCGGTGGCAAGGCCACTGTCGTTTCCCCCAGGTATgttgctccccccccccaacagtactcaaactggagtacttattgtgaaggggtacagccactggggtactctctagtacctgactcttccccttccctccactaaccgtgacccacctgtctgcctcccgtggccctggtgtgaccacctgcctgtaactcatcTCTATCATCTTCTTCCTCTCCTGGACCAGACGAAAATCATGGAGcgacagctccagttccctaacacgatcccttaggagctgcatctcagcgcacctggcgcagatgtagaCGTCccggaggctgggagactccaggacctcccacatccgaacaccgagaacaacaagttGCCCTCACATTCATAAttcccccctttcctcaaatagcaGGGAAAATTAAAAACTgcacctaccttgcctcgccggTTTCCTCCTAACCCTGTTGAGGCAAaacccttaagccttcactctgctcccggctcactccgctgcccgcaaaacgacgctgcccgctgtataaagttgtgttccttttaaatcttcccggCCTCACTGCCCAacatcacacgcctgcgcagtcccgcctctctgaactccgatgagaagaagaaaaaatcaaaatggctcccaccgctctcccgttctgatcctcagacttccttctccaaatgtgagaactgacatgggctgtggggagagagggcgAAGTCAGTCTTTTGCTGGTTGACACAGATATTTAGGAAAAAGACTAGGCATTGGGATTATTGTGTGGACTCGCACGGGAACTTGAGGTGAGACTGGGAAGTCCAAGTATTTTGTGGACTAGGGGccatggggagagagtggagctatggtGTTCTTTTGGAAACTGACCCAGGTTGTGGGAAAGGGTGAGACAGTGGGGGCACTTTGGGGCCTGGCACATGTCTGTGAGcggagaatgagggaggggtgTACTTTGGGGGCAGACACAGATCTGTGCGGAGAGAATGGTTCAGTGGGAGtactctggggactgagacacgtcCGTGGGGAGAGCATGGGAAGCGGGAGATGGTTTAGTGATTGACACAGCTATCTAAGAAGAGGGTTGAGCAGTGGGATTATTTCGGGGACcggcacggggctgtggggagagagtcaggcagtgggtatagtttggactgaaactgatctgtgtggtgggagtggtgagtgtgagtaCTTAGGAAGAAAACACAGGCCTGTGGGGAGACAGTAAAGAAGTGGGAGCATTTTGAGGACTAACATGGGGGCTTTGGGAGACACTGGCGCTGTGGgaatattttggggactgacacgggcctgTGAGGAGAAGGTTGGGTACTGTTATTATTCTGATATCGGATAGCAATCTGTCGGTAGAGATTGGGGCAAGGGATTACTTTGGTGACTGACACagtgttgcagagagagagagagtgggtcagtgggtgtattCTGGAGAATGACACAGGGCGGAGCTGGGAAAGTGGGGTTGTGGGAGATGTTGGTGTGCCACAGGTCAATTGCGAGGGAGGATATCAGTGGTTTTGGGGACTGACTGCTGGAGGTGTGTTGAAATTGTTTACCCCTCTTTGACAGGAAAGTGGCTTCGAATGTCCTGTTCCGGATGTACGATGGAGACTTCGAATGCGGTAAATGTACAAATGACACTGAGGTTAAAGATTGCAGTCAGGTTCGTGCAcgcttcatctgtgagaagtctgcACGTTTTTTCCCGGATATTTCTGAAAAGATCAAGTATCTCTGTCAACAACCAGTGGGACCGACTTGAATATAATGATAAAACCCTCTTTCTCCCCCATTTCACTTAACAACTCAGACTACCCCTTCCGCACCGCTGTTCCTCACCTTTAACCTATCCTCGTCTTCCA includes the following:
- the LOC140720086 gene encoding oxidized low-density lipoprotein receptor 1-like, with the translated sequence MKIGNRPYRLICLLCLVTAALIVIVAGLSNYVSQIRQSKVTSDRSYNELNSTLQSKLSALNSNLAVLKRMQSDLRHQFTEMETKYRSLNETKAQICELLTSRREQECPQSWIRNEVGCYFITTLKLSYEKARQYCWDSDSKLLDINSAEEENFVVKAVRDQDSSYWIGKCKDGKVASNVLFRMYDGDFECGKCTNDTEVKDCSQVRARFICEKSARFFPDISEKIKYLCQQPVGPT